In the genome of Calothrix sp. PCC 6303, the window GTTCCTAGCTTCACTCTATAGATAACGAGTCTATTCGGTGTAGGCAGATAGGGATTCAAGCATGAACCTTGCTGGTAGGACTTACACCTACATAATCTGAGAGTTCAACCATTGTTGGTTGGCTTAGTTATGTACGGGCTGATTACCGTGATTCACTAAGCAACGAATCGCACTACTTGGTAAGCGCTAGACATTGCTTTTTGGAGGATGGCGCAATCCGCCAATAAACCCTAGCTGTAGGACGGTTTTCTTTTGTGTATTTAGCAAAAGAAAAAGGCATCGCCATACCAACAATAAATAAGAAGAAAGGAAACACTAAATCTGTTGGCGTACAACCATGCCATTCAGCATGTTCTAAGGGAGGATAAATAGAATCCCAACTACCAGGATTATTAACCAAAATCATCGAAGCGATCGCTATTCCTCGGAATACATCCAGAGAGACAAGTCGGTTACTATTTTGGGTCGGTAGAGTAAGTGATTTCACGAAGTTAGTATAATTTTTAGATAGATTTATTTTACCCTAAGATAATTTCCAGAATAAAAATTACCAGTCAATATGATTGTATAGAGCGTAGCTTGCTTCGGGAGCAGTACGCCTTCTTAAATCCCTCTTAAAATATAGGTAAAATAATTTTGAGAAATCACCTAAGGAACGTGGATTAAATAAAGTGTAAAAGTAGGGCGTGTAACCTGAACGTAACGCACCACTCCAGGTTCAATCAGAATTGCAGGTTATTAAATTTGGATTCCTCAGTCATACACCGAGTGACTTCTGTCAGTAGCTGCTACGCATTTAGGTTTGTTTAGCGACATAGCTAAATATCTGAAGGGGATTGAAGTTGTTAATATTTAATAACTAATACTGAGAAAGTTAACAAAACTTACATAGAAAAGTAGCCTTTTAGTAACTATTAGCACTTTCAGATTGCTGTTACTAAGCAATATTATTCAACTTGTAGCTAATTATTTGCAGTTGCTCAGGTAGCAATCTTAGCATTCTAATTGTTGAAAATTCATTGCATCTAACGATAAGAGTCTTTTTCTACATCGTCATGATTACATGACATAATTGAAAACATATAGTAAATATTATCAATAAGTCATGGTTGTTGCAAATTGCTCCAAATATTTGTTATATTCTCATCTGACAGCCTTTATTGAGAAAGATTAGTATGTCTGTCTACACTACGACTTCACTGAAAGCAGAACTTAACGAACGTGGCTGGCGCTTAACCCCTCAGAGGGAAGTTATCTTGCATATTTTTCAAGAACTTCCTCAAGGTGAGCATCTCAGCGCTGAGGATCTTTATGAACGCCTAGAAGCGGATGGGGAGGGTATTAGCCTATCCACCATTTATCGGACGCTTAAATTGATGGCGAGAATGGGAATCTTGAGGGAATTGGAACTGGGAGAAGGGCATAAGCACTATGAAATTAACCAGCCCTATCCCCACCACCATCACCACCTAATTTGTGTTAGATGTAATTCGACAATAGAATTCAAGAACGACTCAATTTTAAAGACAGGAGCAAAGACAGCACAAAAAGAAGGTTATCACCTTCTTGATTGTCAATTGACGATTCATGCTGTTTGTCCTAAGTGTCAACGAGCTTTAATGCCTGTTTAAGGTGATGTTAGTTGATCAAGATAGTATTTTTAGTCTTGTGAGCAAATTTTTCGGACACATATTTTGGAATGGATTTCCCTAAAAATTGATTGGTGCGAAAACAACACTAAAATAATCCTATTGGTAGCAACTGAGTATACTAAGCAAATTTTGGATATTCTGAATAGGGAATCTCTGATATAAATTCGTAATACCTGCCGTTGCAGAAACTATACTCCAATAGCAGGAATCGAACTCAATTAATAGTGGCTGGCTAGAAATGCAGGAAAGTTAACTAAGTTTGTCTTCGGCATCTGAATATGACAAAGACCTAAACTTAGCTATAAAAATTGCCGCTTTGAGAAGCGGATACTTAAAAAATGAGTAATGAGTAATGAGTAATAAGTCTGTTTTGTAACGGGAATTTAACAAGGAACCTTTGCGGGGTCATCGGGCGCAAGCAAACGTGCCGCCCCCACACAAAACCCTCTGCCGTCGTTAGGCATGGAAGTTAGACCCCCAAATGCTCTTAAATTCCGATTATTTCTTCAACTTTGCTCAAATTTACTCGAATTTAACCATTAACTATCAATCAAAACTGTCCGTTTTTGACATCTTTGAGGCTGATACCGTAATATTGCTGTGCCTGTTTGATGGCTCGCTTGGTATCGTCTCCCAAAACTCCGTTAAGGGGACCTTTGTAAAAACCTCTCGCGTTGAGTCGGCGTTGGATTTCTAGGGTCTCAAATTCGCTTTTGGGAGTATTTTTTACCTGTTCGTATAATTTGCCACGGGTTGTGCTGCCAGCAATGCCACTGGCTGCTAAATAATTCTCGGTTTGGAAGCGTTTGACCGCATCGGCGGTGAAAGCACCGAAGTATCCGTTAGGTTGTCCAGTTAAGTATCCAGCTTGAATAAGTTGTTGCTGGAGTACCCTTACAGCTTCACCGCGATCGCCTAAACGTAATTTATCAGGATCTGCTTGACGGGTTGGTGTTTCTTCACCGTAACCGATGTTGTTGGGGGGAAGTCGGCGGATGGTGGCAGAACCTACAATTCCGTCATTTTTGAGGTTGTATGCTGTTTGAAAGCGCTTTACAGCTTCTTCGGTGATGGGACCAAAGATTCCGGTGGAGTTGCCGAAATAATAACCAGCAATTCTCAAACGTTCTTGGAGGATGCGGACATCTTCTCCTTCGTCTCCCCGTTGAATGAAGTTGGGATTAGTTACTTTGTTTCTTCTAACAGCTTGGGTAACTGGGGTTTTTGCTTGGACGTTTTGTAATTTTGGTTTGGTGGTTTGGGTAGCCACTACTTTCGGCTTATTGGCTGGTTTTGCGGCTGCGGGGGGTCGCCATTTTTCTAATTTACCGAGGGTTGTCGGTCCAGCAATGCCGTTTGTTTGGAGATTGACGGATTTTTGAAACTTTTTGACTGCTTCTTCGGTACGGACATCATATACTTGGGTGATGGCTGCTTGATAAAAGCCTGCTTGCTTCAAATCAGATTGCAGTTCCCGTACTGAAGGACCGCGATCGCCTTTTTGCAGAGCGAATGCACCATTAATTGATGAAAAAATCGCCAAGGTTAGGGCTAGGGGTAGCATGTATCGCCAAGCACGACCTGATAGCTTGCTCCAATCTGGTGCAGCTGCTTTGTTAAGGAAGGAACCGATGGAAATTAGTTCATCGGGACAATCTTCTTCGTAATCAAAAGCTAAGTGTAAATACGCAAGATTTTCCATGTTTTTCTCTACTGCACTTAAAAATTCTGCTTATTTTTGTTTGCCAACTTGAATTTATTTATCAGTCAGGTTTCCCAGCAAAGTCGAGCTATCAGTTGCCGATTAAATTCTCCATCGCCTTTTTCCTGTTGACTTTTCCTAGATTTAAACCAATTTAAATTAGTTGGCTTTCGATAGTAGCTTCGGCTTCATGTACTAAGTTTCGCAGATTTTCCAGCGTTTGTATACTGACATCCTGCCATAAATTTCGCTGGTGTGCTTCTAGCAACCTCTCAGCAATATCACGGAGGGCATGGGGGTTTTTCTGCTGGATGAAATCGGCAATCTGAGAATTAAATAAATAAGCTTGGGCAACACCTTCGTACATATAGTTTTCGACGCATTTGGTGGTGGCATCGTAGGCAAATAAGAAGTCTACTGTTGCTGCCATTTCAAAGGCACCTTTGTAACCGTGACGCATCATCCCATCAATCCATTTGGGATTGACAACCCGTGAACGGTAAACCCTGGCGATTTCTGATTTAAGTTGACGGACGCGGGGGTTAGCAGGGATTGAGTTGTCTCCAAAGTAGGTTGTGGGGTTTTTGCCTTGTTGACATCTGACTGCTGCGGTTAAGCCACCTTGGAATTGATAATAGTCATCGGAATCTAGTAAATCATGTTCCCGGTTGTCTTGGTTTTGTAATACTATCTGCATTCCTTGGAGACGTTGTTGGAAGGCTTCGGGTGCCGCGATTCCGGTTTTTTTACTGCTATAAGCGTAGGAACTCCAATTTGTGTAAGCGCGGGCTAAATCTTCGTCACTATCCCAATTTTGGGATTCTATTAAGCCTTGGAGTCCGGCACCATACGCACCGGGTTTAGAGCCAAAAATCCGATAATGCGATCGCGCTTTAGCTTCATCTATATCTATACCTTGGTTTTGCCAAAATTCTGTTTCTTGGCGGACTTGCGCTGCTAGGGGGTTTTGCTCATCGGGTTCATCTAATGCTGCCACACTGACGACAGCTTGGTCAAATAAGTCTATCAAATTTGGGAAGGCATCGCGGAAAAATCCGGAAACTCTTAATGTGACATCGATACGTGGTCTACCGAGGAGTGAAAGGGGGACGATTTCTAAGTCGATGACACGTCTGGCGTTACCATCCCATACTGGTTGGACACCTAGTAATGCTAATGCCTGGGAAATATCATCGCCGCCTGTTCGCATCATGGCGGTACCCCACAGGGAAATTGCTAGTGTTTTGGGATACTCGCCATTTTCTTGGGTGTAACATTCAACTACGGCTTCTGCTGCCTTTCTACCAACATCCCAGGCTGATTCTGTGGGTACGGCACGGATGTCTACTGAGTAAAAATTTTTGCCAGTTGGTAGCACTTCTGGTCGTCCGCGTGTAGGGGCACCAGATGCGGCACTGGGAACATATTCCCCGTTGAGTCCCGCGAGAAGGTTAATGATTTCCGAGTCGGTTTGTCGCAAGGCTGGGAGGAGATGGGATTGAATCCAGGAGAGGGAGTGAAGCAGGGGGAGTGGGGGAGTGGGGGAGTGGGGGAGTGGGGGAGTGAGGGAGTGGGGGAGTGGGGGAGTGGGGGAGGAATCTTTACTGTTCTTACTCTGTTCAATCTGTTTATGCTTTGGTGCGTCTATATTTGAGGTGTTGAAGTCCTGGAAAATCTGCCCCAATTCATCTTCTCCCCCTGCTCCCTGCCCCCTGCCCCAATTCATCTTCTCCCCTGCCTCTTCTATGATTGCATCTACCATCACGGCGGCTTCAGCTTCCAGGGTTTCGACTGCATCACCTATATTATATTGAGGATGGGGGGATTTTTGTTGGAGGATTTCGGTCTGAGAGGGTGTGAGGAGGGTGCTAAAGTTAGCAGTTAGGGGGTCTAAGTCTAAGCCCCAATCTTCAGCTATGGCGCGGGTGAGTCCATTTTGGTGGCGGTTGGGGTGACGTGCGATCGCTATAATTAAATCACGCAGTTGGGTACCGCTGGGACATTTGCCGAAGATGTGTAAACCGTCTCTGATTTGGGCTTCTTTGAGTTCGCAGAGATATCCATCTAATTGATTGATGGGGAGTTCTTCGGGGTTTTCTGCTGTTGTTTCCAACATTCCTAAATCTAAGTTGAGGTTCTCTGTCTCCACTAGTTGGCGAATGCGATCGCGTAATGCTGACAATCGGCTAGGATCTAAGCTGGCGGCTTCATAATATTCATCAATCAAGTTTTCCAAGTTTTGTAGGGAGCCATATAACTCGGCGCGGGTCAAAGGTGGGGTAAGATGGTCAATAATTACCGCTTGACTGCGGCGTTTGGCTTGGGAACCTTCCCCAGGATCGTTGACAATAAAAGGATATAAATTCGGCATCGCACCTAAGGCAACTTCGGGAAAACAAGTTTCCGATAAGGCGATACTTTTACCAGGCAACCATTCTAAATTTCCATGTTTCCCCACATGTACCACTGCATCCGCACCAAAGGTTTCCCGCACCCAGTAATAGTAAGCTAAGTAGGCGTGGGTTGGTTCTAAATCGGGGGCATGGTAATTTAAACTGGGGTCTATGTCATAACCCCGTGATGGTTGGATGCCAATGAAGATATTTCCCAGTTGAATTCCGGGAATCGGGAATTGAACCCCTCCCCAACCCTCCCCGCTAGCGGAGAGGGTGCGCGATAGCGCGGGTGGGGTTCCGCCAGAAATTGTTTCTCCCCTGCTCCCTGCTCCCTGCTCCCCTGCTTCTTTTCCCCAACGTTGATTTACACTACTTTGAATAGATTCGGGCAATGTGGCAAAGTATTCTTGGTAGGTTTCCCCGGATAAACTTTGACGAACTGGACGTAATTCCCTACCTTCAGGATCATTTGTAATGCTTGCTGTGAGAATTTTAATTAATTCATCCCCATCTTGGGGAATATCTCCTACTTCGTAACCTGCTTCTTTCAAAGCTACTAAAATTTCTACACAACTTTGGGGAGTATCCAAACCCACACCATTCGCCAAACGTCCATCACGGTTGGGATAATTTGCCAAAATCAAAGCAATACGTCGTTTTTGAGGAGATTTACGACGTAAGCGTATCCAATTAGCTGCTAACTGGGCTACAAAATTTATGCGATCGCTTACTGGCTCATAGCATACTACATCCGTTTGTAATTCAGGATGTCTGCTTTGGGTAGCTTTGAAAGATACGGCACGACTAATTATTCTCCCATCAACTTCTGGTAATGCCACATTTATCGCCATATCACGGGGAGAAAGTCCCTTAAAGTCGCTTTTCCACTGTTCAAATCCACCACTACTGAGAATAACTTGGAAAACCGGGACATTTAATTGTTGCCAAAGTTCAGTTTGCGGGGTTTCACTTTCCAATTTAGCCAAGGAAAAACTAGTAGTATTCAGTAAAAGAGCAATATTTCTCTCTCCCCCTGCCTCCCCTTCTCCCCCTTCTCCCCCTTCTCCCCCTGCTTCCCCTGCCTCCCCTTCTCCCCCTGCTTCCCCTTCTCCCCCACTCCTCCACTCCCCCACTCTCCCCATGGGTTGAAAGATGCTTTCTAACTCCTGTTGTACCTCTATTTCCCGCAGGGAAGAAACAAACACGGGTACAGCTTCTAAGTTATATTTTTCTAAAGCCTGACATAAAGCATCTATTACCTGAGTATTTCCTGCTAAGTAATGGGCACGGTAAAATAATATGCCTACTTTTGATTTTGCGGAAACAGATACTTCTCCCTGCCTCTTTGTTGAGCAAATTGGAGATAAATACCTACCAACACGGGGAACAATTTGCGGTAAGGGAGGATTAAACGTTGTTGAAAGACAACAATCAGAGATATATTTAAGGGCGTTAACAAAATTATCGGTACCACCTTCATTAAAGTAACGCCAAATTTGGTTTACTTTAGTCAAAGGCAAAGTTGAGTGCGACATTAAATTTTGGTCAAGAGCATCGTCTCCTGGCATTACAATGAGAGTTGTACCATTGCGTTCCGCTATTTCCTGCACAACCTCAAAACCATAACTCCAATAGGAACGTCCACCTATTAAACGGATGACAATTACTTGAGCCAGTTCTAAAATTTGTTCAGCATAGGTATCAATTACTATTTGCTGCTGTAACTGTAGGAGATTGGTGACTCTAAATGTCGGAAATGTTTTTGGTAATTTGGGAAGCGCAGCTGCTAGTGTTTGAATATCTGTATCAGCAGCCGTAATCAACACTAGGGGGGCTGGAGTCTGTTCAACAAAAATTATACCTTCAGATTGGGAATTCCATCCCACCGATGTTGCGTTAGTACGATGCATAATCCCTACTAAACCTCTGACGATTTTCTCTCAAAAGACATTGACGATTGTTTATCTGTCAGTCACACCCTCGTTTCTCTTAATTTTTTCACATGCCTAGTTTCCCTAATTTGAGCTTTCCTAAAACCATATCCACAGATGTTTTTAATCAACTTGGAGAATTGTTAGAGCAGATGGCTCAATCTTTAGATACTAGCAGTTTAGTGTTGACTGAAGATATTCTGATGCGAATTCCGGTACCTGGGGAATGGCAAAGACAACGCTTCACTTTGGTGGTTTCTCCTGGGTTTAACGGGTTATTGCGAGGAGAAATCGAGGAAGATTACCTCAATTCTACTTCTATCGGCATCGAAATAGACCGGGAAAATATCCCAATGTTGGCTAGTAGCTTGATGTTTGATGTGAATGCGATCGCCTCTTTCATTTTAGAGCTAAAAAACCTTTTCTCTCTCAATAGCCAAATTTCCCAAAACCTGGAATATCACCACCGTCAATTAGCTCCCAATGATGCCCAGATTCAGGAAAGGTTCACACTTCTATTATTATCCTCCCTGCTGACACCAGAAATAGAATCATCTCCAAATAAGAATAATTCTAATGCATCAGGTTCTGTTTGTGCGCCCATCGAAGCTGCATTACTCAAACAAATATCCCAAGAAAAATTATTAAATCAAGTCACAACTCAGATTCGCAAAAGCTTGGATTTATCTGTAATTATCCAAACTGCCATCAATCAAGTGCGGAAATTTCTCGAATTAGATAGATTAGTCGTCTATAAGTTTGGAGAAGCTGCCACAACAGATGCTATAGAAACAAGCCACCAACAAGAAACCATAAATTATATTGGTTGTATTGTCTATGAAACAATCGCCAATCAGACGATTTCATCAGTTTTAAACTACTGTGAAGAAACCTGTTTTCAAGACACAACAGAATGCTGGAATAAATACAGTCAAGGTTTCACCTTAGCAATCGATAACGTCGAAGAAAGCTATCATTTAGAACCCTGTTTATTAAACTTTTTACGCCAAAGTCAAGTTAAAGCCAAATTAATTGCCCCAATCGTCTTTGAAAACAAATTATGGGGACTGCTGATTGCCCATCAATGTTCCACAACCCGAAATTGGACAGAAAGTGAGAAAATACTCCTAAGCTCGGTAGGGGAGCAGTTAGCCATCGCTATTCAGCAAGCTGGATTAATGCAATCTCTGACTCAAGAAAAAGAGAACTTGGAGCAGCGTGTATTCGAGCGGACAATGGCACTCCACGATGCATTGGCTGCCGCCGAAGCCGCCAGTCGTATACGCAGCGAGTTTTTAGCCACCATCAGTCACGAACTTCTGACTCCGTTAACCTACGTAATTGGAATGTCAGATACACTACTAAAATGGTCATTTGGAGAACTTTCAGAACGTCAAAGAAATTATTTACAAACCATCCATGATAGTGGTGAACATTTATTAGAAATGATTCACGACATCCTAGACTTATCGCAAATTGAAGCAGGGAAAGCAGCATTAAATATCAGCGAGTTTTCCTTGACAACTATGGTTGAAAAAACCACAGAATCATTAAAAACCAAAGCAGCCAAACAGCAAATTAATTTTACGGTAGATATACAGTTTAATCAAGAACGCGATCGCTTTACCGCAGACGCACGCCGAATTCAACAAATCTTAGAAAATCTCCTTAGCAATGCCATCAAATTTACCCCAGAACAGGGAAGTGTCATCCTCAGAATTTGGAGGGAAGAAAACAACGCAGTTTTCCAAATCGAAGACACCGGAATTGGAATTCCTGAAGAACAACAACCACGATTGTTTGAAAAGTTTCACCAACTTGAAACTAACTATTCACGGAAGTATGAAGGAACAGGCTTAGGATTGGCTCTCACGAAGCAACTTGTGGAAATGCATCGCGGCAGAATTGAAGTAGAATCCACAGTTGATATTGGCTCAATTTTTACAGTTTGGATACCCGTACAAGTGAGAAATGATGAATTATAGCCATAGCCATATCAAGCAGGTAAACGGATATAAAACTCAGTACCTTGACCTAACTGTGACTTCACTTCTAAACTACCACCATGTTTTTCTACCACAATCTGACGGGCGATCGCCAATCCTAATCCTGTCCCTTTATCCACGCCTTTCGTGGTAAACAAATGGTCAAAAATTCTGGATTTTACCTCTTCAGGCATACCTTTACCATTATCGCGGATGTAGATTTCAACTGCGCCTTGTTCAGTGAGTGTAGTTTTAATCGTGATTTTCTGGGGATTGACTTTCAGATCCGCCAAAGAAGATTGTTGGGCGGTTTCATCAAAGGCATCGATGGCATTCGCCAAAATATTCATAAACACCTGGTTTAACTGCCCAGGTAAGCATTTGATCTTGGGCAAGTCACCGTAGTTTTGAATGACTTGAATGGCAGGACGATAATCGTTGGCTTTAATGCGGTATTTGAGAATCAGCAGCGTACTATCAATACCTTCGTGCAGATCAGCGCTGACTTTGTGATCATTATCGGCACGGGAAAAAGTACGTAGGCTGGTGCTGATGTCTGTGATGCGGTCAGTTGCACGTTGCATTGAATCTAGTAACTTGGGTAAATCTTCACTAAGGTATTTCAGATCAATATCTTCTGCATGTTTTTCAACTGGATTGGCAGCATTCGGATGATGTTGCTGATAAAGGGCTATGTGTTCGAGGAGGTATTGGATATACTCTTTGGTATTGTTGATACTGCCATTCAGGAAACCGATAGGATTATTTATTTCGTGTGCCACCCCAGCAACTAAGTTGCCCAAAGATGCCATTTTTTCGCCTTGCACCATTTGCAATTGGGTGTTTTGTAAGGCTTGTGCGGCTTCCTCAAGTTCTTGAGATTTTTTCAGAATGATGGCTTCGGCGACTTTGCGATGGGTAATGTCTTCAATCGTGATCAAAATACCAATGACATTGCTATTTGAATCGCGCAGTGGAATTTTACTAGTACTGAGCCAGGATTGGGAGCCATCAGGTTTTTGTTGGGTTTCGACAATGTTGAGTTCAGCTTGTCCAGATTCCATGATGCGGCGATCGCATTCTTGATACCACTCTATTTCTTCAGGGGTAAAAGAAAAATCATAATCAGTTTTACCTACAATTTGATCTGGCGATTCCAGATTCAGAATCTTAGCTGCGTTAGTATTACAACCCAAAAATGTCGAGTTGCGGTCTTTCCAAATCACGATCTGTGGAATGTTGTCAATTAACGACTTCAAAAACTGCTGAGAAGCTTGTATTTGCTGTTGCAAAAACGATTGGGGATAGCCATGAGCTAAATCTTGGACTTTGGCGACGGGGCTATATGACTGTTGGGGAATCGGCAAGCGATCGCTTAAATCATTCAGCCCTAGTTCAAACGCTGCAATTTTTCCTAGTTTTTTCCATTGAGTTAAACACTGTTCCAAATCATGCTTCAGTCCCAACGCGCTTTGATAGCGATCTTCGGCATTCTTTGCCATGAGTTTAGTGACGATCGCCGCCACCATTGGGGGTACATCTGCCTTTACATAATTTATCGGCACGGGTACCTTTGCAATATGACAATGAATTAGCTCCAATGGGTCATCCGATGTAAATGGTAATATCCCTGTCAACAGTTGATACAGAGTTACACCTAAACCATAGAAATCTGCACGGTAATCGATGCCGCGATTCATTTGCCCGGTTTGTTCGGGAGCTAGATATGCCAGGGTACCTTCCAATCCTTGCGGACATTGGATTTCCCGAGTCTCCTTCGGCAATAAGGAGGCAATACTAAAGTCAATTAGCTTGACTTGTTTCGACTCCGGGTGAATTAAAATATTAGTGGGTTTGATGTCTTTATGCACCACCTGATGATGCCACAGATCATGGAGAATATCGGCAATTTGGAGGGCGATTGTCAACACATCAGTCATATCTAGGGACTGCTGCTGGATATACTTTCCTAAAGATACCCCACCACAATCTTCCATCACCAAGACATAACCGTTCCCCAGTGGTTCTAGACTTAAGGGTCGAACAATTCCATGAATAGGCAGATGTTTAGTAATTGTATACTGATTGCGAAACTGCACCAATTCCTCAAAACTTGGATAATCGCGTCGTACCACCTTAATCACCACGGAACATTGTTGGGCATTCTGCACCGCTCGATACACTGCTGTGCGAGATCCCACATACAGTTCCTCAAGAATAGTATAGCCAGGCATTTCAGGCAATGAATTAGGATTAATACTCGCAAAAAGTGCCATATTTTTAGGTGGGTTTCATCACTTTTATCTAGTTGAATTACCTCTAGTATTCCCAGATATTTTGGGAATCGCACCCCAAATGATGCCAAATTAGGGTTAATTGAACTATTACGCAGTAAGCCCCTGCTGAATTTGGTACTCCGAATCAGTATGGGTGATTCACACTTAGATGTCCAGTTTAATCAAGAACGCGATCGCTTTACCGCAGATGCACGCCAAATTCAACAAATCTTAGAAAATCTCCTTAGCAACATCTCAAAATACCCCTACTGCCCACTGCCTTCTTCAATCCTTCTGCCTTCATGTACTAATTTCTTCTTCCGAATCCGAAAAAGTTTTAATTTGGCTATCTAAATTGCTAAGTAGCCTATTTAGAACAGTAAGTGATTCTATTTGTTCATTACTCACATTTGGATTTTGTAACATCTGTTCCTGTAGTTCATGCAACTTATATCTAAGTTGTTGAGAAATACTAACTGCATCACGACTTAAGCGTGATATTTGCTGCTTTTGATAGAACTTTAATGCAGCACCTTTGAGTACTTGCAGTGTTGCCTCTTCACCATACATTCCTGGCATAAAACGCAACCGCAACAATAAGCGTTTTTGCTGATATAGATATTCTTTTTCAACCTGTTTAGCTTCAGTCAAAGTCCCTACAGGTAAATTAGCAAACTTTTTGACTTCATTAATTGCCCCTTGAAAAACAGAGAGAGGTAATTTTTCTAA includes:
- a CDS encoding protein kinase domain-containing protein — translated: MALFASINPNSLPEMPGYTILEELYVGSRTAVYRAVQNAQQCSVVIKVVRRDYPSFEELVQFRNQYTITKHLPIHGIVRPLSLEPLGNGYVLVMEDCGGVSLGKYIQQQSLDMTDVLTIALQIADILHDLWHHQVVHKDIKPTNILIHPESKQVKLIDFSIASLLPKETREIQCPQGLEGTLAYLAPEQTGQMNRGIDYRADFYGLGVTLYQLLTGILPFTSDDPLELIHCHIAKVPVPINYVKADVPPMVAAIVTKLMAKNAEDRYQSALGLKHDLEQCLTQWKKLGKIAAFELGLNDLSDRLPIPQQSYSPVAKVQDLAHGYPQSFLQQQIQASQQFLKSLIDNIPQIVIWKDRNSTFLGCNTNAAKILNLESPDQIVGKTDYDFSFTPEEIEWYQECDRRIMESGQAELNIVETQQKPDGSQSWLSTSKIPLRDSNSNVIGILITIEDITHRKVAEAIILKKSQELEEAAQALQNTQLQMVQGEKMASLGNLVAGVAHEINNPIGFLNGSINNTKEYIQYLLEHIALYQQHHPNAANPVEKHAEDIDLKYLSEDLPKLLDSMQRATDRITDISTSLRTFSRADNDHKVSADLHEGIDSTLLILKYRIKANDYRPAIQVIQNYGDLPKIKCLPGQLNQVFMNILANAIDAFDETAQQSSLADLKVNPQKITIKTTLTEQGAVEIYIRDNGKGMPEEVKSRIFDHLFTTKGVDKGTGLGLAIARQIVVEKHGGSLEVKSQLGQGTEFYIRLPA